The genomic region CTTGAATACTTATCCACTTGAACGCCATCAAACCCTACACGATGATTTCGTCCCAATACTCCACGATAGTACCAGTCGCCTCTAGCAGCCTCTTTCATCAAATCCAAAACGGTCTTAGTGCGATCCGAAGTATTGCGAACCATATAGAGTGTGGCGCTGCTGTTTGTGACGAACCCGGCTCGTATTTTCATGAATTCACTCCCCATCAAAAATCTTTGTTTGATATGTGCTATCCTCACTAGAGTCAGACCGCCTCTTGGACATATTGCCTAGTTCCTCCCTTTTCTTATGGGAATCCTCTTCCAGCCGTTTTGGTTCATCCGCAAATTCTACCAATGTCTTTATTGCCGCGGCCTTAATGACATCGAGCGTACCTTCTTCAATTCCTCTCTCCTTTTGTGCATCTTGAACTACCTCAACTACTGTTTCTCGAATCGCCCCTTTTCTAAGAGGATACAAAATCTGATCATCTCGAAGTCTATCTGTCCACCCTTCTACGAACCCTACAATCTCCCTAGCTGTTTCCATATAATTCCTGTGTTTGTTGAACCATGCCTTTCTTGTGCCTTTCGTATCGTTGAACACATCTATTGATTGAGTGAGTTTTAGCCAGTCTTCAATGTTGTAGGTATTCAATTCTGATTCAACTTTAACTCGGATATACTCCTTTTCCCAATTCTTTACATTGTCCCTCCTTGTTGCTTGCTTCTGATTTCCGTGAGATTGAGTATCATGCTTGCTCATTACTTCTTTCGGGGCATCATTATCCGACCCTATACGAATCGGGTCATTCAAATTAATCCCTGTTTCATCAAAAACAGCTTGGATTTGCTTGATCTCCTCGAGTGTAGCTCGATAGGAAATGTCGAGAGAGGAAAGAACTTCACGCCCATAGTACGTGTTCCTAAGTTCTTCGAGATTCACTTTGTCATTCCCACTGGAAAATTCCAGCTGGATCGATTCTACTTCTCGTTTGCGTAATTCGATAAGAGCGGGTATCAGTACCGCAGCACCTGTATTTTTCATGCAATCGATTTCAAAATTCAGGGTAGAACCATTGTTTTCAATCTGCTTTTCAAGAAGCTCGATAGCATTGTCATAAGCTATTGCCTGACCTTCCTCGAAATTCACCGAGGGAGGTATGCCTTCAAGAAGTGAAACTGAATCAGCTTGGAGTCCCGAAAACTCGGGCATCCCAAGCGTGCTAACAGCAATAGGAATGGAAAGACCGTCAAATCTCTCTCTTAGTTTCTTCCATCCCGACTTCTGCACTATTATTCGAGAGATTTCAGCTCCTGGAACTGCTTCAAGCCTAGCTTCATCAAATCCCTCCTCATTGTAATAACGCCTTGGCTCAAGATTATCCAATATTCTTGAATCAATAATTGCGCGGGTAGTAGGCGATAACTGAAGCAGGACAGGCGGTCCATAATCAGATTGCCGCTTTTGGGGGTTAAACTCTTGACTTACTACAAGACCGCGGGGGTACCAAGCCTCTGTTACAGGAGTGACATCAACAAAAGGTATTGGATTATCCGTGAGATTAATCCAAGCAATACATCTAAATTTCGCCATATGGCCTAATTCAAATGATTCAATCTGGTTTCCTGATAGGTCCAACTCCTGAAGTTCTTCCTGATTCTCCAGGTGGCTCCAATTAATCGATGTGAGGTTGTTTGATCCCAAATACAGCTGCTCAAGTTCATGCCTTTGTAGAACGGACAAGTCGATTGATTTCAGTATATTGTGATTCAGATCGAGAATAGTAATGGGGCACTTGCTTAGCGAACTCAAATCGATTGAGTTCAGGTTGTTCCTTGACAATATGAGATGTTTTACGGGGGTCTCACTCAGTGGGCTCAAGTCAATTTCAGAAAGGGAATTTCCAGACAAAACTAGGGTCCTGATATTTGTTCCAGAGAGAGGTGACAAGTCAATATCTGTTAGATCGTTGTCTGCAAATTCGAGAACACTTAGATTCGATAAACTAGACAGCGGCTCTAAATCTACGGATGTTAGCTTGTTCCCGGATAGCTTTAACCATTCAAGCTTCTCACATTCTTCAAAGTAGCTCAGGTCAATGGATGTAAGTCCAACATCTTCCATTTGAACACGTTCTAGTTCATTCAATTCTTCGACTTTTGATAAATTTCCCCCAGAAAGCTGTTTCACGCGTAATGTTCTCGTATCTTTCCGCAGGATTTGACCCTGTATGCTAATTAGGTCATCAAAATCTAGCTCGTTCTTTATCACAGAGCGAAAGAGGCTTTCAGATTCAATACTGTCCCACAACACAAAACCAAGAATGTCCTTCTGTCGGTCTTCAAGGGCAGCACGAACAGATTCTGATTTCATAAGAAGAGGGTTCCTGTAAATATCTAGAGCAATGTTTAGCGCGTAGCGTGTTTCACGAATCACTTCAGCTATGTCGTTGTACCTTGCTTTGAGTTCATTCACGACAGATTCGTCCGACATAATATCATCTATATCGAAGACCTCAGTAGCTGCAATCCAAGGAATTCTGCTCTTTCTTATTCCCCGTTTAAGCTGCTTCATGTGCGTTTCAATGTATTCCGGTTCGGGCACGGAGTATTCTTCGTCAATCTGAGAGAACCCTATTTGGATAAGGAAGCTATTCATCATACGGTTGTTTTCAAGCGTTTTTTCCCCGAAATTGAATTGCAGTCTATTCCACGTCCAAATCTTCATGAGATGCAAAACAGCCAGTTGGACATCAAAATGGGTTATCACAGAAGGAATATCCCAAATGATTTCCAATGCTTCTCCAATGTAGTGTCTGCCCATACTGCCATGTAAGCCAATCAAATGCTCTGCTACTGTCGGTGCAAATGAATAGAGAATATTTTGAATCGTATCATATTCCATCAATTGATCCAGATTCTTAATCTCAGCGAGGAGATCCCAAAACGTTAGCCCAGTTCCATCGAGCTTTTCACATATATTCCAGAAATCATTGAGGGTATCATACAATCTGTCAGAAATAGCTAAAAATGCGTCAGTGATTTTTTCTGAGTTTCTAAGTGGCTCATGGAGGTTTATCATGTGCATTTCTTCATAGACACACTCTTCGTTTTCAACAATTGACTTGGCAATAGCATCTATTACGATTTCAGAATCCACTATTTCTGAATAGTTTTCAGCTTCATATAGAAACCAAATCCCAATTTCATCAATGATAGATGCGACCAAATTCAATAATGATTCATTTTCTCGCCAT from Candidatus Lokiarchaeota archaeon harbors:
- a CDS encoding leucine-rich repeat protein, producing MSVEPSERIACDWIDYVTSVVVHPTQDILFVGTKDQVFVWYRNKRKLRALDAHKQADYSGWRSIREIAVHPDGNKVASIYSKGELIVWDLDGCQPIRTLTLSEDEVSGRVDLLWSDDGKDIRFSNRSGIINVHDIFDKEIEKEKMDIENMSSLRFSPCRKEALVLHENGDTALIDIESGDIKTEFGMEDWEIENVRWNPQGTLVAMVHTQGTIGVWSTEDGQPLMKSYRGDSKRLHISWSPNGRYLLASSSAAKGRYSLPLLWDLATGLQHQVANPDFTLRKRMDRELQRKKGGRKALWWNDGTEFLVFSEGNLLFYKLDDLPFPSEPVNHVKRFLNEIDKKDSASLDDIDVLEHLESALTNLPYWTTKPEADAFLKKVREILAKNKHPKIPIFDLIGVTEYTWLEPLNEDPALRANERVVHEIIKFWKFVPEYENWDILTLLYHQEWRENESLLNLVASIIDEIGIWFLYEAENYSEIVDSEIVIDAIAKSIVENEECVYEEMHMINLHEPLRNSEKITDAFLAISDRLYDTLNDFWNICEKLDGTGLTFWDLLAEIKNLDQLMEYDTIQNILYSFAPTVAEHLIGLHGSMGRHYIGEALEIIWDIPSVITHFDVQLAVLHLMKIWTWNRLQFNFGEKTLENNRMMNSFLIQIGFSQIDEEYSVPEPEYIETHMKQLKRGIRKSRIPWIAATEVFDIDDIMSDESVVNELKARYNDIAEVIRETRYALNIALDIYRNPLLMKSESVRAALEDRQKDILGFVLWDSIESESLFRSVIKNELDFDDLISIQGQILRKDTRTLRVKQLSGGNLSKVEELNELERVQMEDVGLTSIDLSYFEECEKLEWLKLSGNKLTSVDLEPLSSLSNLSVLEFADNDLTDIDLSPLSGTNIRTLVLSGNSLSEIDLSPLSETPVKHLILSRNNLNSIDLSSLSKCPITILDLNHNILKSIDLSVLQRHELEQLYLGSNNLTSINWSHLENQEELQELDLSGNQIESFELGHMAKFRCIAWINLTDNPIPFVDVTPVTEAWYPRGLVVSQEFNPQKRQSDYGPPVLLQLSPTTRAIIDSRILDNLEPRRYYNEEGFDEARLEAVPGAEISRIIVQKSGWKKLRERFDGLSIPIAVSTLGMPEFSGLQADSVSLLEGIPPSVNFEEGQAIAYDNAIELLEKQIENNGSTLNFEIDCMKNTGAAVLIPALIELRKREVESIQLEFSSGNDKVNLEELRNTYYGREVLSSLDISYRATLEEIKQIQAVFDETGINLNDPIRIGSDNDAPKEVMSKHDTQSHGNQKQATRRDNVKNWEKEYIRVKVESELNTYNIEDWLKLTQSIDVFNDTKGTRKAWFNKHRNYMETAREIVGFVEGWTDRLRDDQILYPLRKGAIRETVVEVVQDAQKERGIEEGTLDVIKAAAIKTLVEFADEPKRLEEDSHKKREELGNMSKRRSDSSEDSTYQTKIFDGE